The stretch of DNA tgcatagcaatgcatgttggaggtgttcaTTAATATGCAGTAGAAATAGTGTAGAAGATAGTACACcaccttggggaactccagagTTCATGGGCTTCGCGTTCAAGCGATATCCGCCAACAAACCtgtatgatttttatattatgcccAAGTTATGATTTTTTTGAGGAGCGTCCATACATGATTGAAGGCCTTCCATAGCGATATACATCCAGATATAGATCAGACTAACCGCTAGGCCTTCACCCTTGATTTCGTTACCACCACCCTGCTCCTCACTATTGAAGCATGTATTTTCATTGCCATCATCTCGCATCAAGTCGGGTCGAAGTCTAGAATATGTGTAAAAATCTGTTACTGTTTTTTGTGGCAGCGGGTAGGTAGATCTATTAATCGTCCACCGACCGACCACGGCGACTGTCGGTAATTGATCGACTGGTGACTCTCTAATGTACCCAGAGGGGgcagataattaattattttttcctgTAACTTTAGGAGAGGTAATTGAAAAAGGATTATAATTAATCGGATCCGAACTGTTtccttttttgggatcggatggataGGGACTGACGTCCATGAGTCTGGGatacatcttatatatatatatatatatatatatatatatatatatatatatatatatatatatatatatatgtttttatataccAAAACCTACTGCGTTAGCCCTGCTACTAAGTTAGCCCTgcgataaaattatttattcacacgACCACGAAATATATTCCTTTCATCTAGGTATGTTTCGCGAAACACTTCGGCCGTGATCTTTTAAACAAAAACCAGCCACGAATCTATCCAAACAGAGAACGAAGATCacaatctatataatatataagtttattttttatgtacgtTATCCACAGACAAATACTTAGACAATTTTACGGAATATACTATTAAATAGGCGTTTAAAAAGTACTCTCATGTAGTTTTCGCGCGGTTATTACTTTGAGCGTTTACGTTTTTCACGATTTTATCACTTCGAGCGAACCGTTTTCAAAATCGCGTTGTCCACCAATATTGACACGCGTTGAAGCAATACTAAAAGCAATATAGAGATATCAACACAATCTGTAATCAGGCGATAAGTAGCATGTGACGGGATTTATCGAAACGTCCTGCAAGGccgaattgtttttatttatgagtaCAATTAGAGACGATACGAACAAGACTTTGACCTGATGGTAAGCCCAaaagttcttgaaaaacccaaaattctgagcggcagtaagatcttagataatttattcgtctggatagacaaccgatgaaaacaggacaggtttattacattagtgtgcgtgacaagctacgttttaaactcgcgatttgtatgtcatcttgtcttagtgtgcgtgcatcaaaatacaggttaactgccaacctcaattttttcgacgttcaaGCACTGGTCACCTAACCTGGTAAGTAATCATCGCCGAATCACAGGGAAAACAGtctgtttaattttaaatggacGTAAGCGATTTTATGTAACTTACTAAATGACTTGAAAGCACCGTTCAAGAAACCTTATAATTAAAGATCGTTCAATAAAAAACTTCCGATGAGAGTTgttcaaaattataaatatgttggtaACGCTAACGGAAGGCGTCTCCAAACGTAGTCCGAAATCAAGTGTGTAGTGTCTATTTATACATAGTTATAAAGGCAGTGCCTCAGACTAATTATTATGCTAGAATTACATCAATTTTTGTCGGTAACATGGTCATTGCCGTAAACACCTCACCTTGCTTTACCTATTATGATTCAAGAGATGATCTAAGCGCGCTACTATGATGTCATAGCCTGTAGGGTTGCCGCCGAAATTTAACTGTTACTCAAAGCTTTTGTTAGATCTGGACTGGAGAACTCTAGGTGGTTAAAACCGCTCAACCATTCATATATTCTGTTTAGtgacactcttggcagagcggtcgtggtcatcactaagtgacatcttttggggcagacgTTATTCGCCTcacgagcattcgccacttttcgCTGCTGGCTGACAGACTAGTTCACTCGTTTAATGGACCAACCAATGCATACTTAATTGGGTCagtccatcgcatgggcgactttcctcgccctctggtgcctTCCgctttgccctgcacgacaaggcaCTCGATGGACTCTCTCTGCTGGCTGACAGCCTGGTTCACTCGTTTAATGGACCGACCAATGCATACTTAATTGGGTCagtccatcgcatgggcgactttcctcgccctctggtgccttccactttgccctgcacgacaaggcaCTCGATGGACTCTCGCTTCTGGCTGACAGCCTGGTTCACTCGTTTAATGGACCGACCAATGCATACTTAATTGAGTCAGCCCATCGCATGGGCGACTttcctcgccctctggtgcctTCCgctttgccctgcacgacaaggcaCTCGATGGACTCACATTCATCTACATgtatatctaaaatatattccACTGACTGACAGGAGCTATGCATATAAGATGTTAGCtgctccaaaaaaaaaaattaaggataCAAGCCTAATATGCATACAggatcgaaggccttcgataGTGATATACATAAAGATATAGATCTGATTAACTGCCCTGTATTCGATAGCCGCCCATGATGTggtaggtataccagaagatacaatattgaaaaaatatcgaATTAATACATCAAATCTTTCATATTATAGTTCATCGAccttatcatcatcagccggaagacgtccactgctggacaaaggcctctcccaaagatttccacgaagatcgatcttgcgctaccctcatccaacgtattccggcgatcttgaccagatcgtcggtccatcttgtggggggcctagcAACACTGCGTCTTACGGTCTtatggtcgccattcaaggacttttctgccctaACGGCCACTAAGGCCATCGAgtatatggcttaagtcttccatggtctcatTGTCTCTTCCAAGGTCGAatgtgagtgatgtattcgccgttgatgttgatgcccagtccgttccagtctAGAAGCTTGAAGACATCTTCCATAAAGAaaggcgatatgacatcgcctttctgactccccgctgcagtcggataggcttcgagatctgatccttAAGACGGACTGACACGCTGGCGTTTCCAAATAAAgacttcaacgcttcgatacaccggtaatcaatgtggcacctctgaagagactgaagcaccgcccaggtctcgatcgaatcaaaggctttctcatagtccacgaacgccaagcatagtggctggttatcgACCTTATAACACAAGGGATCCCAAACAATTCAGTAGACCAACTGAGCTGATCTGCAATCGCTGCTGGCTACTGTGGATTTATATGAGATCTGTGTTTATAATGAGGTATCTGAAAGCGTTTGTCATTTAGCGTCCATGTGTTATAAAGTCaatgttataataacattttatgtatgtttatatggcATTTATCGATGCATCTAATTTTATGTAGCACATATACAGTATTGCTGTACACTTGAATTTATTCGGAGATATGTTAATATTTCTTCATGTTTTCCTACACTGCTAGAGCGACAAATAAAAGTACGATATATGAATTGGAAAACCTAAAACACATTGGCTAAAGGTGGAGGTCGATCCGACGGCTCTGGAATGAAAGGCAACAGCTGTAACTTTTGCATCACCAATGATTTCTATATACGCAAGATTATTTCTAAATTGTCGTGCCTATTGCGTGCCTTATATTGTgataggaataaaaaaaaaaaagtgtgtgtgtacttagttatacttctttggcctaacgaagcaaaaatcattaaaatgatttaattcacgtgctattctacgtttttagaaagaacaattttgtaaaaatcttgcaaagaagGTTTGAcggttaattattaaataatgaatacggctgaatgggcttgaaccctttgcctgttctTATAATGgtcgaagaaaccaaaaaaaaaataacgaatgacgcaaacgtcagaaaattttaggaaccaacttcaacctgttacttcagtgttatagtgatgcgcgcgcatcttaaaatttcactctcataattttttcataacgcgcctaaagaagtataacttaaaaaaatcgtGAATACACAGAATATTTGTTTTCGCATTCTTTTTACTAATTCAAATTTGAACTTAGGTAGATTCAGAGTTTGCGAAAAATTGAATAGTACCCAACCATATATACACACAAGTGGCAACCCTGAATATTGCAATAGTTAGGTACTTTGTgtgcatataatataacaacCACTAAAATTTTTACCTACATAAAAATCTTGTAGCATCATATTGATATGTTGAGGGTTAGTCTTACCctataaaaagtaaatgtgGGTTGTAAATAattcctaagcggcactgcattgtaatagacagggAGTATCGGTATTGCCATCAGTTGAACATCTTGCTTGTCTCTATAAAATCGcactataaaagaaaaataccTATCCTTGATattgtggcttctgtggaaggggcaccacaatcCAATGTCAAGTTTAGATAGACCACCAAGCCTTTAGTATGtatggcacctatttctactgtgaagcagaaacgtgtaagcattactgtgttgcggtctgaagggcgccgtaactagtgaaattactgggcgaatgagacttaacatcttatgtctcacggtttttcaagaatcctgtgtggcactgcattgtaatgggcagggcgtatcaattaccatcagctgaacgtgctgtgctgccttatattatattgtcataccttattttcataaaaaaaatgtaattggtCTGTGTTAACAATATTACAAGTATTTACggtaataatataaacagtGATTCTATGAAAAATAACtgccattaaaataaaaaaaaatatttagttataaaaGTTCTTTTTATCAACATTTCTTAAATGATGGCATGGAGCTCATTAGTGTGTAAATCCAACCCACTCTTGATCTGCATTGATTTGCAAAACAAGAAGACCtttatttactaattatgtgattaaattattttatactatttatcACATAGGATATTTCAATGTTAGCTGCTGTTAGTTATCAGAATTAATCTGCTGTTTATACCAATATATTGATTAGCTATTTTCTAGCTGCGTAAATCTACAGAGGATATTCACCAAGATATTATTATGCAGATAATGtgtatattcaaatttataataataatctatattacAAATAAGGAATCCTCTACTTGTTGGATTAATGCTGAAAACAATCAAGGATAATTCAGACTATTTATTCCTAGAGACAAAGGAAAACCTGATGGTAGATAATGCTGTGAGTGAGAGTGACCTGAAAACACAGTGGGAACTAGTTCCTTCCACTGTCTCTTTGAACATGGAAGAAATTTTTCTGTTGATTTCAGTTTAtgataagttttaatatatgtataaattttacACTAgacattatttaaatgttatgaattaatctttagtgtaaattctacacagttattattattagtgtacATGTTTCAGCAGTCTCACATTAACAACTAAGCAGTTAATTCACTTGGAGCCAATTTAGTACAAAGTGGTAGTGGAAGATGTGTTTAACCCCTAACTTTAGAATATGCAACTGGTGTACTTGCATGTAGACTTAAAACTTAGGGaatgtttactttttttaattaatactaaaattaattgtatgctttattcaactctcaggttgtggcttcatcagtattctacaggatctactttacagttgataacccgctcaaccccaatatttgcatattgggaagttgacttgagatgtcgctaaatttaaacaatttatcaaCAATATGTCAGTGAATGGTTGGCTGAGTTGGAAGAGAGCTCGCTCAAAAGGTTGCGGGTTTGATTCTTGCAtcatacataaattttgttttcaaattttatttgtgtaattaatcagAAGTGATATCACTTTAACACATTACAAGTtgttaagatattatttaatatccataattgaataaatttactAGAAATTATACTCTTCAGAACagtataatatactatactagctgacccgacagacattgttctgttcataataaaaaaaaactcttgcggatggaattttggaccTCTAcccggtgaaaagaatattcctaccaaatttcaagtctttagctctaatggttccacaGATAtggtgatgagtgactatatacatggaaatctcttatatatatatatatatatatatatatatatatatatatatatatataaaaaacattgaacacacaatgaagtgagcACCTCGGTGTTGCACATGGTCAAATggtttgatgatgatgatgatgagtggTTTGGCTGAACAAGACCAGAGATGAGAGCACTCGCCACTAGTCCATACATACCATATAGAGTGCTAATCTGGATAGAAATCTTGGCAATCACATCTTAGGTATAATGTTATAAAGCTAATGTTTGTGACAATGTTTGTGGTAATGTTtgagttttattgtttttttgtttgaattattttttgattttttgttgTTTCTAGACTCAGGCATAGTACCTATGAGCTTTCTAGCTTTAGCCTATGGCTAAACCTCTCAGTTAgctttaaatatacattttagtaACTCATCAGAAAAGTGATACTCAACGTCCGATTAATGACAGCTGGCAGGTAGCGAAACGTCCGAtgacgcgattaagattatccgacggcgagcgcgagattcatcattattaaaagcgatataattacctaacgactccacctatggctatataaaaaatacattcaagtagttaaaagtatagaaaatcaacgtgtaaaatcataaattatgttttttaacccaagttatatataaataaaaggttaaagctcgagattataggtagaaatgtgataacattttcattatattaagtttttatgtaaaatattagcgcacacattaataaaacttgattattattgaaatagactatataacctattttttgatattaatatgtcattacttcgacttacgggattgttgcattaaactaaaataaagcacccattcttagtatatacctacaatttatctgcggaatgcacaagtaaaacgtgaaatacttggttgtctcaatacatccagattgttgaatattataaacattatatttatgatattttgtccctattacaagcaatgatttactgttaatttattggattacaataaaaaattgatatttaaaccaaatcgataaagtagtatcgatcatactgttatatcttgtcgatttaatgtcgtaagaagaattttatatgtaatttgtagataaaatcggaaactagatatcatgaggattaatttcatatataaaacaaatataatacgtaattaaaatattacacttacatgataaacaaaacaataacaaaacacttgacactacaaaaataaacaaatgacaattccccccgcaaagcgattttcaattaattatttcttttaatttttgctcggatacttgatatttaaagataagcctattacaattacttaccatagagtcttaaaaatcgtatttgacaagctaattcactcatactacagattataacacaaaataaatacgcaagtcgactgggccactctggttgcctggacgtttgactgtctaaagaaaaaagccgctctagttgccCGGACGTTTCAGTAGCTAACTCAACTACTGTAAATAGTGATATGTAAATGCAatgtcatataaaaacattaatttattaattttatttaacctaAATAAAACAAGCAGTATTGCATAACATGAACAGGgtgataaaataaacatattatgtttaCCATTTACAGTTTACCTGTAGAAAATTCTGCTATCCCACAAGCCTATTTCTCATGCTTGAAAGTAAACCCACAGAGGGGTACagcataaatgaaaaaaaaaacatctgtcatatatcttatatatataggacATTTCcatgtatatagtcactcatcacgatatctctgaaaCCATAAGCCgtagacttgaaatttggtaggaatattccattcgccgagtagaggtcagttaagaacggattttacgaaatttcatccgcaagagtttcatttttaaatattatgaacagaacaacgtctgtcgggtcagctagtatcttataTTACTTTTCACACATATTCATTGCCTGAAAAGATTATCCAgcttaattattacttaattaagaTTTTTCACTTCAAGTGTTACTAGATGctcaaattacaataaataaaactacaaaaaactAATATGAAGTACCTCTCTTagaaaaatacttaaacaaatagatagaagtaaatatatttaaaaaatatctactATAAATGAGGAACACAAGCAAAacttttataaacaaaactgTTATGGGTAAGACATTACATAGCTTAGTAATATAAACTACCTCAAGCTTAAGCAATACAGAGAGACCTTCAAAGGAACCAGTTTCGTATCAGTGAGTCGcaatactaattaattttaacagttGCTCGAAGAATAAACTCAATAATGTTTGAATCTATGTACAACTACCAGGCAagatgtataatataatttatatcatttgaGAGAGTGTGACACATTTTTGGCTTCAGTATAAAAAACTGGCATgattagatataataaaattctataaatacTTACGTAAGCgtcataaataactatttacaGCAGATAATTTATCGACGGAGTGAATCTCTGCGATGCGACAAGGTTTCTTACggcaaaaattaaaactttttatgaataataccgcacttttaatttatttaagctgCACTACACTGTTAACACTTTAGGAATAGGAACACATTTAACTactcatttttatttgtaaactgATTTATAACGAAAAAAACTGCTAAAGAATAGCACCATTTTGAAGAAGGAAAAGgttgaaaattgaaattaaaatcttaaatataagTCAGTTGTCACTTTTAGTTACCCAGTGCTTAGTGTCAAAAATCTAACATTTGACGTTGGCGTCTAAGCTTTTCATACAAATGGCAACGGATACTAGGTTTtctaaaagtttattatttccAGTTGAATTTTCCTCAATAAcgttaaaactaaaaataagtgAAAAGTATAAATCAAGCAGACTTGCAACTAGTTTacaactacataatataatatgcataaaTTAGACAGATTTAGGTCCCTTTGCCAGCTAAAGGCGTCGCAATACGTCACTGTCTTCGTAAATGTGTATCAAATTGGTATGATATACCCTAGATAACGAGTGCGAGAGAAAAGAAGATTCACTAACGGAGATTAAGATACAATAAGATACAAAAGAACAGCAAATGTATTGCGACTGGAAGCGATTTTGATTGATAATTCGTAAACAGTCTTTTTTAGTCTATGTAAGCCTTAGACACCgcattacattttatatcatgGATCTACCTATGTTTgaaaatatacctacttaataaataataattacctatACTTTAATCTATCTTCTTAGTATTTGAAAACAGGTAATGATAGCGGCAGGTAAAAATTTATAGGAATCGCTATAATATTTGCATTATTTGGTGTTATTCTGGCACATTCGGGATTTGTCAAAGGTTTTACTGAACTGTTTATCTTAAAAAAGAAGCCTTAATTGGATCAAATTTTACtgtaactattttattaagtataaataatactatcaTTACTGTCATTTATATCACTTATTCTTCTCCATGCTGCATAATCTGCCTTTAGGCCATTAACACCTAAATAATACGGGTAATGCTTACTAGTCGATACATAATAAATGCCGTGATTATTAACATCGACATCTGATCCTATGACGTTAGTTATTGGCACATCACTATAGCACATCGCGTCTCTGGCTTCTTGTATATTTCTGCACTTAATTCCAATGAATTTGGACGGATTTTGCATCGCCAGAGCCCAAAGCGTAAGCACTCGGAAGTGGCTACAAGTAGAGGTACAAGGATAGAAGTTTAGATCACTTGGTTGATATTCACCTCCATTGATATAAAAATCGACATGTCCCATTTTGTTCGCCATTCCGTATCCATCGACATTAGTGTGTAGTACTTGAATAAAGTCTGCATTTGAAGCGTCTAGTCTCTCGCTTCTGTTCAAGGTCCTAAAGCATGGTCCAGCTGGCTCCAAAGCTGTTATTATGGATATATTTCTACCGGTGATTTTCTGATAATTTGTCGCTATATAGCTGACTGTTTGTCCACCAAGGCTGAAGCCAAGCAGTTCCATTTTGTCGGGAGAAAGGCCAGCGTGTGCTAGCTTAGCAAGGATTTCAGCAACTCGTTTCCCAACTGGACGCATAAGCCGCGTCGCCCTGAGAACCAGAGAATAGTTACcgagtaaatatattttaaaaactgatcCTTAAAATCTAagctgtattttattaaaaattttaataatcctAAGATTTCATGAGATTTGCATCCAAATCCAGCCGCAATCCTGAGAAGTGTCCAAAAATCTTAAGATATGGTAACCATAGCTATAAGTCACCTTGGAGGCGATATGTTCAACGCGGCTATTTCACTTCTAGTACCTTCcttcttattaaaatttctatggtcctattaaaaaaataattgaatactaCCAAGAACGAAACCGGGGCAGAGGGGGCCATGGCCCCAGGCGGCACATGAAAAGGCACGGCGAACGGTGCTCCTTAAGTCCTTAACTTAAGGTCATTCTTTAAAATtaccataaaattaattaaaaacaatatccaatgtaaataaaactaaaaaacaaatttaaaataaaatttagaatcAGTATCAGTTTACGTAAACTTAAATTTAGTTCGAATACGTATTTCCGCTTGCTTcttttgtggttttttttttattttctgtgaAATAAGTTCTTAGTTGCTATAGATTGTTGGAGAGCTAAGAAAACGATTatgtttgtaaaataataagcaagtcaAGTTTCGTATTTTTTTAGGGCATTTTAGTGTATCTAAACAAAAATTTTCGCAACTCAACTCAAAAAACtcgcatttttaaatttggaccgtgaattgttgttttaatattgataatatataagtatttagtCGTTTTTATCAATGAAAACAAAATAggtttaaagtaatttttaaataaattttagataTTGCATTTTGATCTTATTTGTAAGTGCTAAAAAACATGATAACTCAAAGAGGGTTAACTTTTGTATTTCACTACAATGGCGAAACACGGGGGCGACAAATTTCCAGTCGGCTCCGGGTGGTGAGAATCCATGCTACGCCACTGCCATTAGCATAGTATGGAGGGTCACTATAACCACTGCACCAAGAGGTCGTCAAATCTAAAACTTACAAGAAGTAGTGAACTGTGGCGAATCTCTGGTTATCGATAAGTATGATGTTATAATTCCTGTTCATATATTCGTCTGTGAGGATTGTCGATATCGGAAAGTTCGTACTGTCTAAGTAGCCAATTGCGATCACTACAGTCCTCctgaaaataacaaaagaaaacttattatacagaaaaaactagtggaagaGGCATGTGGGCGctaccctgtcgccactattgtgtacaaacctactcgaggctcaagtgagaccagtcatttgatgtcaagtgaagcataattatcttttaaaaaaatatgccatATTGTGCTGTTTttgactgtagaaatcatagccgcaataaaaataaGTCCAACGAAGGGATTAACTATCATAggttatcataattttccgatttaaatacaattaatatttattatgtgttgtgcaaaatatacaattgaaaatgaaccataatattacgacgaatggttcatttacctttacgtttaatcaatgtaacttatgttagaataattaatataaacaataaaaatatcttgttaCTCAAGAAGTGCATATATACAgtacatatcgatataattttatctaaataaattttatgtatataaattgtaGTCAAGTATTGctcctttttttaagaaaataaggaacaagaagaacaggacgttcagctgatggtaactgatacgccctgcccattacaataaagtgccgctcaggactctagaaaaacccaaaaattctgagcggcaccacaattgcgctcgacaccttgagacataagatgttaagtctcattttcccagtaatttcactagctacggcgcgcttcagaccgaaacacagtaatgcttcacggcatcctgtgcaaaggagcctcctactggtaaaatggctcttttccatgcatcatgcgAAAAAGGGTGTAAGTaagtaaaatgttataatatgggtggggtatttttttttttcacctggtgttaagtgatcaccgccacccacattcccttgcaataccagaggaatcacaagagcgttgctgacctttaaggaaggtgtacgcgctttttttgaaggtgcccatgtcgtatcgtcccggaaacaccgcacaaggaagctcattccacagcttagtagtacgaggtagaaagctccttgaaaaccgcactgtggaggaccgccacccatccagatggtggcgatgatattctaacttgtggcgtgtcgtgcgaagatggtattcggcggcagtaatcaggttaaacagctcttcggaacactccccgtgatacatgcggtagaagacgtacaatgaagcgacgtctttacgcaacgccaagtgatccagccgttcatagatcactgttgcacgcggtcaaatggatcgagcagatactggggtgcgccagaccagagatgacatcaatactccatgtatggccggacctgcgctttgtagagcgctagaatgtgggccggcttgaagtattgccgtgctcttttaatgacgcccagcttcttcgaagccaatttggctttgccctccagatgtgtacaagagagactacgatgaattcaaattaatagttttaattgtttcttaggtacagctaattattatataacaagtatgtgtaagattccagttaaataagcgttattttttaaatatagacaattttaaattaaattttaataacttcCATATATATTCCACCGATAAGGTTGAGTCGAGGTGGGGTAGAAGAAAAACCTCATCACATCATAGAGAAATTAcgtcataaaattgtaaaaaattgatCGAAAACCACGAATTCTGGAAATGTTTGGCATCACTGAAGCATAAAATGTACA from Leptidea sinapis chromosome 19, ilLepSina1.1, whole genome shotgun sequence encodes:
- the LOC126970013 gene encoding pancreatic lipase-related protein 2-like, yielding MIRCYWCILCLCFCFYVLSDDRSELGYPRGLLSECPGSTKPATIPRAQLKYLYFVVQGRTSRKRYTYWTAHNIVNDSRIDFKRRTVVIAIGYLDSTNFPISTILTDEYMNRNYNIILIDNQRFATVHYFLATRLMRPVGKRVAEILAKLAHAGLSPDKMELLGFSLGGQTVSYIATNYQKITGRNISIITALEPAGPCFRTLNRSERLDASNADFIQVLHTNVDGYGMANKMGHVDFYINGGEYQPSDLNFYPCTSTCSHFRVLTLWALAMQNPSKFIGIKCRNIQEARDAMCYSDVPITNVIGSDVDVNNHGIYYVSTSKHYPYYLGVNGLKADYAAWRRISDINDSNDSIIYT